Proteins encoded together in one Musa acuminata AAA Group cultivar baxijiao chromosome BXJ3-6, Cavendish_Baxijiao_AAA, whole genome shotgun sequence window:
- the LOC135641783 gene encoding FCS-Like Zinc finger 7-like translates to MLLRKRPRPPMRRTTSMTEFAAEVEGQVTADQVGAENQSRHPHLLQKQRNQRRGEEAALWRSGGAGGRRRNSGNFAVVETASFLMACGLCKRRLGPGRDTFMYRGDIAFCSLECRQQHMNQDEPKEKCSLTSLKDTPPATNGSESSDGGETVAAA, encoded by the exons ATGCTGCTGAGGAAGCGGCCGCGGCCGCCCATGCGGCGGACGACGAGCATGACGGAGTTCGCGGCCGAGGTGGAGGGCCAGGTGACCGCCGATCAGGTAGGGGCCGAGAACCAGAGCCGCCACCCCCACCTCCTCCAGAAGCAGCGGAACCAGCGGCGGGGGGAGGAGGCTGCGCTGTGGAGGAGCGGCGGGGCCGGGGGTCGGAGGAGGAACTCCGGGAACTTCGCGGTGGTGGAGACCGCTTCCTTTTTGATGGCCTGCGGCCTCTGCAAGCGCCGCCTGGGCCCCGGCCGCGACACGTTCATGTATAG GGGTGACATCGCATTCTGTAGCCTCGAGTGCCGGCAGCAGCACATGAACCAGGACGAGCCGAAGGAGAAGTGCTCCCTAACTTCCTTGAAGGATACTCCCCCGGCGACCAATGGCTCTGAGAGTTCCGACggtggtgaaactgttgctgccgcTTAG